The nucleotide sequence CTTTGATATTGTACGAGTCAATATGTAGATACTTTAAATTTTCGCCGTTGCTgtcatttaaattattataatatgaaGAATGCGCGAAATcaaagttttttttttgttttatgtCAGATAATATGCTATTTAAGCTGTTCGACAAATTGGTATTATCCTTACCTTCTGGATTTTTAATAgcatcattattttctatattattactattgtgttcataacaaaatatatttagctgttcataatttatttcgCTATGTAATATGcaatcattatttatatctctatatattatattttgaggaatattagaaaaattttctgcactataataatttatttttctttcattattattattgttatcattaaattttaaattattgttAATACTATTACTGTTGGTAACACTATTACTAGTTCCAGTATTATTCCCgtcattattatcaaaaatataatttacattatatttttccagagattttttagataataaattattataatttcgcaacatattattatcttttaaatcaatatatttacgtaaatatatatcattgtttatatgtaaattttCTAAACTATTTATGTTTTCTATAGATATTTCCTGATCTgcataattatattcattatataaagtatcatttctattatattttaaattttcatatgatttattattatattttaattcacCTACCTTGTTATTCATcatttctatattattgtatGCATCTGACAAATCGGGATTTGTACCGTATCTcatttcaaaattattattattgcttaatttattatttatagtattattaatattgcTAGCATTTGGAATATTTacaattaaattattttttttattctgatttgtttttaaattttcaaagtttttattatataaagaatatgcattattttgatttttatcTGCATCCATATTTGTTTCCTCCTCCAATTTCCTTAAATTATTCCTCTCTTTCTCTCtctatatatgtatatataaatgcatgtaatgaatgaataaaatatatttgtaacaattttttttaatacactattttaattatacaaatatatattttgttccTCCTATTATACACTGCTGGACTCCTTTTAatctttataattattttttccaaagcattttattattttgtaaaactCTACATACAAATCCACTTATCGATATGTTTCATGTACATAAATAATCTATATCATGTTTTCCcctttataaaaaaattatattatttcataaaaataataataaaataaaacttaaaaaaaaattaattatatatataatatatagaataaaactcaaattaataatttctaCGTAatctaataaaaatatgtataattataaaaaagggttctatattaatattaatattaatacttTCACAAATACTATATCCATAATATATACTGCTTcaaagttttttttataatattaaattaaccaaaaatcaaaacatagtaataaaaaaaaagagataaataatatgttatATGTAATACTATATAACTATAAGCCGTatttatagatatatatgcaaaaactcattatatacattatatggtttattcttatttaaaataacacacataaaaaaattgcaaataatataataaatagaaATGGGCCACCTCGACGAACACACGTATATGTACAAACTATAATTCATgtagaataaaaaatggttCACgtgaaaaaatgtttaacATCGAttaaatacaataaatatgcatgtgttttattcaaatatgccttaaaaaaatatatataaacaaaaaatttgtCAATATAGAAATGGATATGTAACATTACTTATAtccacatatatatttattcatttacTTAAGAACAAAAACgaaaatacaaatacaattttaaatattctcGAACTAAATGAATCATTAATTCTCTATCATTTGCAtataatcaaaaaatatatacaataaaaataaatacattgTATAACTTTATTTAGTTTGATAGACGATATataggaataaaaaatcatacTAATTAAAACagacacatatatatttatatgtagaactctaaatatacatacacATTCAATAcgaataaacatatataatataatgaaatgtttaaataagtattatttcaaatagtaaaattaattatgtaatacgtatataaatatgaaatatatataagtatatatctgttataataatatattataaaattaaaaatgaaataagcatatataaatacaaaacgcaatatttctaaaaaagttatgatatattattaggTGTTACTAACATATATTGATTTGCAATATCTTCACAATAAGTAAATCcaaatattaaatgatattatatatataattaataatgtaaaccctttattattataaaccttactatatataaacgatattttttaccctctttttacaaaattaaaaaatttcaataaaatcatatatataaaacatttatataattattatgaatacttttatttttacatggAAAAGCTTTTTATTcctatataatattgtaaatgtaagtataaatttttttttaatgagGTGTACTCCattagtatattttttatataagtatatttatttttttaattttttttattttgttcgtgtataatattaaatgttatgtatatatatactcaatttattttatgtcgtttgctatattattttttacatgtatttattatatatgcataattttttttaatagcTAGACCCATATTTAGAATATTCTCATTTCCACCGTTAATACTAATAAACAAACAATTTCATGCCAAATATAACTTTTCGcgtttttaaaaaaataaattatagcATAGACAaatgcatttttatataattatatatttaaaaattggtacatgtatatataagaacatgcatttgtttaaaacatattcatatttCTTAATAGCATAGTAACGGTATAagatttaaattttataaattatgtatatattataaacatTATGTGCtcatatatatctataaataagaattacatgcatttttataaatgtgcttattatatttatattttcattattttacaaataaaattttataccaaaacagaaaaaatagcaaaattgtaaaaattcATAGAAATATAAGggatattattaaatttaaacaaGGTGTTTACAATGGTTTAATAAATAGTATTCATGTATATaagcaaaaaataataaaatgtgaTAAAGATacttttttgatttttacATCGTacaaatgaatatatatatatattataaggATATGAAAAacttatattattcaaaatattatctaaaagatgtattattatataattattaacattTCATGTGGCCATGCTCGTGGCTCGATTGTATATTCTACAATAGtctttaaattaattaaaaaccaataatacatttattaaatatatagattttttatgtacatTGCAACAATATAAAATCGAATCATGAAGCtaagtatattatatgtgaATAACTCAGCTACttgtttaaaaataatcgTTTTCTTTGGACAAGACTATGCTTTCTTTTACTATGTATATGCACATTggatataaaattattaatattttggtggttcacattttttcttataatttttagttttatgaaaaaataatgaggTGAAAAtttctaataatatacGACATGTGATTGcttaaatatgtaaaagCGTAAATGCTAATAAAAGTGaatgatatttatatctgAATTTCGTAAAATATAGGTTTCTTTACGAGGTATTATTTTaagtttttaattttttttctttatatacacaaaaataaatgcccatcataaatatttttattattttccttttttccatatttcTTTTGGTCAGCATAACGAATCCATGTGTATATACTGCTTTAGTTCCATATTTCGATTTATacatgaatatatatatttttacatctatatatataaacctGCTTATTTTCATGACATTTCTATAATACGGGTTAGACTAAATTGATATGCACAAAGCATTTTGTTCACGAGAAAAGCTGTAATCGAACAATGGGCTATTTTAAAACTATAGTAAAATTTCCTATACccttatataatattattatgtacatatgcatttttatatagaaaatgaaaaattttaagAGATTTACTTTCTAccatttattatcatttttttttaatcaaGAGATAATATATGCTCAACGAATTTAGTAAATTCTTTTCCTCAGAAGTTATCTTGAATATTGTTTATACTACATTAGAAAAGATGTAGGCAATAATTCACAACCTTTCTTATTTAAACGAATATATTAGTGGAAAAAACAAATCAAATGTATCCCTATTAAAATCCATCGTATATATTCGCATCATATTATAAAGAAGCAACAATAAAATacttcttttaaaaatttgtattatgCATATCTATGTCTGAAGATAtctttataaaataaaaagaatatcccctttttctgtttttttaCAAACCCCCATAAATACGAGAAATTAGTAAATGACAACCTTTTATTAACTCCAcctttataatatatatattttttgcaggactaaaaatatataccgTAAATAAAGTATATTAGCGCAATTTCATAATGTTCtttaaattgttatattatttttaagcCTAGATTTCATACATATGTATTAGAAGATTAAAAAACAAGTAAACATGCAAAAACAGTTTTAAGtctatatacatatatactataATTTCGCTTCACATTTTCGATATtcttttctatttttatatgcacTGAAACATAAATGCATCAATGCATAcatgtaaaatatatatatataaataaatatatgcattcatgatatgtttaaaaatatttaaaaaaaatgcacacattatttaaaaacaattttctataattttttcacaaCTTCTAAAAACTTAATCTCGATAATGAATcatattcaaatatatcttcgaagatttttttaaacacaaatataattatgtgGCATtcatttccatttttacGATACACTAATTTATTCACATGAAtttgaagaaataaaaataaaaaaatgcttatatatatgcacatgtgattttataaaatctaagtaaaaacatattattgtatttatGCACCACTGGTAGTGTATTTTGTTACAGCTTTTGTACCTTCTGAAACAGCATGTTTTGATAATTCACCAGGTAAAAGTAATCTAACTGCAGTTTGAATTTCACGTGATGACAAagttctttttttattgtaacGAATTAATCTAGTTGCTTCAGTAACTAATCTGTCAAAAATATCATTGATAAATGAATTCATAATGTTCATGCTTTTTTTCGTTACTCCTGTTTCTGGGTGGACTTGTTTTAAAactttaaaaatgtaaagtGAAAAAGATTCTgttcttctttttcttttgtgCCTTGGTCCCAAAGTTTTTCCTGCTGTTTTCTTTGCAGCTTGTGATTTTTGTGCTGGTCCTTTTCCTGacatttttgtatattatgggaaataatatataaatttttttaaaatatttattttaaataattttttttatttaaacaattttttcgatttcacactattttttatacgAAAATtcaattaatatttttccaaacgtatttattcaaaatataaatgaaaaaaaattaaattatttatttttataaaaatgaataataaaaaataaaataaaataaataattaataaaaatataattactATGGCtctttacaaaaaaaaacttaacAAAACGTAAAcagtataatttttctcaAAACATTAAACATTGTTTtgtgtaaaataaaaaatatattatatttttaaattaagtTTTATCACATACTATAaagaatattaaaattgtatataataaaaatatccaaatacaatataatgtaattttctttatgGAACTTTGCATATAcgcattattattacacaattacatatatatacgaTATGTGCTAatattgcatatattaattatattgatattattatgtatatgtatatagtgataataaatatataatatatatatatatttatagcaatatttatttaatcaTATGCAATATAcgaatattattatataataaatatgtatgttttttaatatgcGCGCACTGTGtcttcatatatttaaattcgaaaaaaaaaaatgaattttcgTAATTAAAGCGTGCTACCACGAGTTGTATATACagtatacacatatattttgtatatatattattttattttttataattccaaaacaattaataaaaaaaatgtatttacAATTGTTGTTTTCCtattacatataataatattataaatatgtttattcaaaaaaaacattatgaatatttaattacaatattttattatattctacatttttatatatatttttaagttGATCATAAAATGGTACAGAAATTTTCTTGGTTATATTGTTGTGCACCAACTgttcttttaaaaacacAGTTGTGCACccgttttttttatttacataattattttatttgatagCATGTTGCTTTTGTTTTTGAAATTTgtactttttattattatttattcagTTTTCACTAGCCCATTATGCATAAATCAAAATCAGCATATTCCAatctcaaaaaaaaaaaataataaataaaaaatgcatattcacgcattatacatttattgTAATTTTCTAAAGccattttacaaaattattcatttaaaatattcaacatataaaatattatatctttggtgtacaataaataaaatgttaaacCCCAAATTGCTTAACGCACATAAAATTACTACTTTAGCaatgaagaaaatgttttattgtaatttttatttttataacatcCTCAACAAATGATATATCGTATTAagtattttattcttttaatttcatttgtctttttttaatgcaAGAATAAACACAAATGGTATTTCCCTTCATAGTTAAATGCTGACAACACAAGTTAATGCATTTAAGCGTATTTTCCGTATTTATGAATGTTATCataattgtttatttttaaatccAATCAAATAGCTATCTCTTTATCTATCataatatcattttca is from Plasmodium berghei ANKA genome assembly, chromosome: 14 and encodes:
- a CDS encoding histone H2B variant, putative produces the protein MSGKGPAQKSQAAKKTAGKTLGPRHKRKRRTESFSLYIFKVLKQVHPETGVTKKSMNIMNSFINDIFDRLVTEATRLIRYNKKRTLSSREIQTAVRLLLPGELSKHAVSEGTKAVTKYTTSGA